In Penaeus chinensis breed Huanghai No. 1 chromosome 26, ASM1920278v2, whole genome shotgun sequence, a single genomic region encodes these proteins:
- the LOC125039058 gene encoding uncharacterized protein LOC125039058, with translation MSLKVVVLACVAVVALCDKVPFLIPHPPVYIPRPAYHTPEPAYHAPEPAYHEPAYPDVPAKYNYNYGVADSYSGANFAASESRDESEVTYEGEAQYPEYKPTYKPAHPAYA, from the exons ATGTCTCTCAAG GTCGTCGTCCTCGCCTGCGTGGCTGTCGTCGCTCTGTGCGACAAGGTCCCATTcctcatcccccatcccccagtcTACATCCCTAGACCTGCCTACCACACCCCCGAGCCTGCCTACCACGCACCTGAGCCTGCCTATCACGAGCCAGCATACCCCGAT GTGCCCGCgaagtacaactacaactacggcGTCGCCGACAGCTACTCCGGCGCCAACTTCGCCGCctcggagtcccgcgacg AAtctgaggtcacctacgagggcgaggctcagtaccccgagtaCAAGCCCACCTACAAGCCCGCTCACCCCGCTTATGCTTAA